AAAAAGTATACCATTTGGAACTTTTTCAAAGGTGATGAGTCAATGGTATATTTTTTGTGGTATATAACTCGTTGGTCAAATCGATGGTTAAACATAAGACACAAAATATGAGGCGGACTTGCATAAAGAAAAGGAGGGAAGAACATATCAGTATCATACCAGTTTTCCCCTGTTTGTGTTATATACATTAATATGCACTCTCTCGAAGGTAATTTATGATTTCAGAAATTTATGATTTTGTTCACTTGTATAGTTCTACGTGAGCTCCTTAATCCGGTCCCAGCAGGAAAAAGACCTTAATTGAGAGTTGGGACAAGATTGCAAGTTTTGCAGCAATGATAACAAAGTTTATCTGCTCCAGATTAATGAGGAACTAGAGAAAAATAGTTAGTACCTTAAATCTGTCAGGTTCAGCCAATTCAAAGACCAATGAATCCCCATCTTCCAAGTCATGGTGCATTGAGAAGCCTCTCCATCCACCACTCAGACCTGTTCGATTTCCGATGTATACGGCATCAAATTCAACACCCTCTTCATCCTCCAACACCATCTTATGTTCTCTGGGAGGCAGATGATCTTTGCAGAAACTAGAAGGGAGACCCTTGTATAAAGGAAAATTCGCAACCGTGACTATTAGTTGATCTTGCATATGTATCGAAATTGATTAAACAAAAATCCAGGGAACAACATCTTACAAGCCAAAAGCAGCTGGATACATGTGATCGAACCATGGTCTTGACAAACGACGGGTTGTCAGGGTCTAGACTATCTTGAAGTTTCTCAGCTCTTTTAAAAGCACGCTGTTGTTGTTGATAAGAAGAAATTCTCCCAGTGTATCCCCTACCATTGTCCACACTTTTACTTATCCTGGTCAATAAAGGAGAGTAACCAATTACATTAAGAAGGGGACAACCATGTCCAAGATTAATCAACAAAGTTAGTGAGACTACTACCTTCTGCGGCGCACAAAATCATCAAGTTCCGGAAACTGCAAAAACAAACAAATGGCAGTCTAGTGTCAACATTAGCATGGCAACGCAAAAACAAATTAAGTCACTTCATGAACAAAATGAAGACAAAACTACATCTGGGGACAAACCAAGGCACTAAGGAACAATTTTGTAGAGTACCCATTTGAGGAACTCCACAAAACGGGGTTAGCAAAGACTTTGCTTTTTCGAATTTGCAGTTGTTACCTACACATTTAGAAACAGAATAACACTATCTAACTTCATATAGCACACATATTTCATATCCGTGTTAGCAGGCACGGTCACGGCAGAGGAGTGTGGCCCCAAATGATCGCCGATAGAACATATACAAACCCCATCCCAAGTTCCCAACCGCATCAGATTGCAAGAATGAGAGAAACAACATTCAGGAAGGATATATCCCCCTTCAAACAGAGTATCCTAAAGAAACTATTAAAATAAAGACAATAATTACCTCACAGAGTCAAATAAAGACAAAACTGCATCTGGGGGCAAATCAAGACACTAAGGAACCCATTTTTGTAAAATACCCATTTGAGGTTGCCATGAACTTCACAAACAGGATTAGCaaaggatttttttttctttcgaatTTGCACTTTTTACCTACAGGTTTAGAAGCAGGACAACAATATCTAACTTCATATAGCACAGGTATTTCGTATCTGTAGCAGGCCCCAAATGATAAcggatactagaacatatacaaacCCCAGCCCAACCGATGCATTAGATTGCAAGAATGACAGAaacaacatccaaaaagggtatgtTCTCCTTCGAACAGAGTATAGTAAAAAAACTGTTTTTAAAATCAGAAACACAGCAAATCTAACGAAGCCATAAGACCGGCTTAAAAAGAGCGAGGACTCACATCATCCTTGTAGGAAACAGTGGTCCTGGCCCTGGAGGAGCGCCTGACTTCAGTGGTGGCCTCGAACTTCTTCCTGGACTTTGGGCTCGCCCGAGGGGTCTGCAAAATCAACGAAATCGATCGAAACAACCCACGGCAACCGCGCCTCACTAAAACACCGCCCGGATTGAAAGCGCAGCTGCTGCGATGCGCGCACCTTGTCCTGCTGCCTCGTGGCCTGGATCAGGCTCTTGGCCATCTTCGATATGCCCAAATCCTGCAGAAAAAGGGGGGAAGAGGCAAAGAAATTAGTTTTCTGAAAACAAATCCGAAGCCACGGCGAAGAATCCAGAGACAAATCGGCAGTGAGTATCGTCGCGAAATGACTCATCTTTCGCGCATCTGCTGCTGCTCGTAAGAAAaggggggagagaaggaaggggattgGTCCGTGCTGGTTATTTGAGCGCGAGAGTACAAACCTCGAGGTGCTTGAGGTTGTCGAGGATCCGCTTCCGGCGCTCCTCCTCGTAGGCGGCGCCCGCGCCGCTGGCGCtgcccgcctccgccgtcgccatgGGCCGGCTTCTCTGTCCTCTGTCTTGTCCACGCGGAGGGCGAGACGCGGGTCAAGGGGAGGGTCAAAGTATTTTCGGGTCCTTTGGGAGAGGAGTGGGAGGGAGGGGGGCGGGCCGGCCTGCCTTTGTTTGAAGGAAGACGCACACGGCTTTGGGGATTTTGAATTTCAACGGAACGGAGGGGAGAAGAGAAGGGGATCCGACCGACGCGTCGCACGGCAACGGCGACGGCTGGTGTCGCCGTGGCTGCCAGGTGGGCCCAGGCGCTCGTTCACGTGATGGCACTCCTGCCACGGAGTATCAAATATGGGACAGTAGACCGGGAGCTCCTATAGGGCGCCTTAAGCGCCGGTTGAGGATCCGGGAGCCCACTGCAGCccgctagtgggccggcccataaATACGCTGGCCATTGAAAAAATGTGTTTCTGCCGCAAAAAAGAATACTGTGAATCTTCGCTCTTGGGAGAATTCGAACCCGCACAAACAAGCAGCAGCGCATGGTAGGCTTACCACTAGACCAACTATGCGCAACTGAAATAATTGCAACGCGTAACATTTAAGAGGTAAAGCTCATCCACGCTATATAGAAAACCGTGATTCCTTCTGGAAAAAAattgaacaaaatttgaatatccacatatttaaaaaaacatcgcgaaaaagaaaaaaaaagttcattaaaatggaaaagttcatcgatttgaaaatagttcatagattttgaaaaaaagttcacgaatttcaaaaaaaattcactgattttgaaaaaaagttcatcgaatttgaaaaaagttcatcgaatttgaaaaaaagttcactgattttATAATTCAtatgatttgaaaaaagttcatcgaattgaaaAAATTCACCGAATTTCAAAGAACGTTCATATAATCCGTTGAACTATTCTCATAGAATTAGAGAAAGGAAAAAAGAATaggaaaaagaataagaaaaatgaAATGAAGGAATAATAAAGGAGCAGAAAGGTTGTTTGTAACCACGTCTGATCTACCGGTCGAGTTGGCTAACGTAGCTTGCTTGCAAAGCGAGGTCGTACGATCGAAACCCGCCGGTCGCACTCTTTTTGCATCACTTATAGACGGAAAGTGGGAGGCGTTTGCATCACTTATAGACGGAAAGTGGGAGGCagtatgggccggcccatctcagtgtggggggtgtgcgcccgtttgcgtACACCGAAGGAACGGGCGCAGAGGGCGCCGTTTAGGGTTTGCCCAGtagacctggccatgggcagcctgGCCCGGTCGGCCCGACCTTGTCCACGGCCCGGGCTCAGGCCTAGATTTCAAGCCCGATGGCCGGGCCAGGCCGGGCTCGGGCCCATCGTATTGGCGCATTAACAAAGAGGCCCGGCGGGCTTTTAGCGTGATGGGCCGgctcgggcctgggttttttgcaTCGGGCTTTAGTAGGCCTGGCTCGAAGCCCGACCCGACCCTATAGATAGCCAGGTATATATGGGAGCAACTTCATGAGCAGAGCATGGTTGATAATTTTGCCGGCATGGCCAGGTATATATGGGAGCAACTTCATGAGCAGAGCATGGTTGATAATTTTGCCGGCTGTTGGCTATATTATGAACTCGACAACATCCCATGCGTTGCATGGGAGATGGTGGTGTAATAAACAATTTGAAAAAAagatgcacgataaagagaaaaagaataagaaaataaaaaaatgttttGCAACAGAAGAGGCAGGCTGAGTGTCTCTTGCACTCACATTGGTTCACATAAAAGGAAGCAAATAATGAAGAATAGCACTCGCTCTGCAGACGAGTGGTATTTACCATGGTAATACCTACTCCTCATAAGTATCATCCATATGAAATACTAAAAACTTCTCATTCATAGACAAAGTCAATGAGGTGGTGAGAAAGCGAGGCTTGTAGCAAAAGGGTTCACGTAGAGACCCGACATCGATTATGATGTAAGATACCCTTTTGGTATGAGTGGAATTATGTTTCGATAATAAAATTCATTGGCAGTACAAATAATATTATTCATGTAGTTAATGGATGCGGTGACTACATACTCTTATGGGTCACTCGTTTCAAAAATCTATATTGAAGTCCCTGTAGGGCTTACAATTCCGGATCCAAAAGTAAATCGTAACATTTTTGTGTAAAACTTCAAAAGTCACTCTATGGTTCGAAATAGTCGGAAATCATATGATACTACCGACTAACTGAGTTCTTTCTTCAGAAGGATTGCTCAAATAATGATGATTGTTTATGTGCTTTAATAAGGAAATCACAAATTTGATTTCCTTACATCATCTTAGTGTATATCGATGATTTCATCATCAATGTCTCTACAAGACCTAAAAATACATAAAATCATCTCAAGATGGAAAATTTGGATTCAACCAAATTTAGCTTAAGCTTACAACTTGAGCATTCTCTTGAGAATAGATAAATCAGTCTACATATATCCAAAACATATACGAGAAGTTCAGTATGGATATATCATAACAATAAAAGACGTATATGGTCATACTGCCTTGGTAGTGTACAAATCCATTCATACCTAGGGTGATAATCAGGACCTATAGTTCTACATCTCACTAACTCCAAGGCACTTATATAACTGCAAACTACGTCAAATCTGACACTATATTTGTTATCTTTGTTCAGAGTGCAACCCCCAACAAAAAGGTATATGGTCGATATAAAAATATTAGGTTATGTCTCAAGCTCACAATAAATCTTGGACAATTccataaaaaaatcaaaatatgACCATGATATGATGTAATGGTATTGGCTCTTTATTTGATCTCAGTAATGCCATATCAATGAGTGAATTCACTGTAATAGGCTTATCATGAAAGTCATCTAAATAGACATTAACGGTCATTTCCACTTATCATTCTGACATATTGCTTTATCTAAAAGCATTGCAAAATATGTATGGCTCGATAGAATGATTAACCACACTCAAAATCATGTGGTTGAGATTCAGTAGAATCGCATAACCTGATTTTATCAAGATTCTACCACTTGTGTTACCCAATACCTACAGGTTATATCAAAAGCACTATCGTAAAGCACATTGCTCAAAAATCACTTATCCTCGTGAATTGTAGAAAGTGAGGAAATAATTTGCAAACAAAATATTGGAAAATCCAACAGATTATTCACAATGTCATTATCATGTCAATGGAATTGATATGAGACATCCTCTGCATTTGCACACAGGGGGTAATCTCCCAAACTATAACTTGTTAACAATCCCCAGATTGCATATATTGTACTCTTTTTTCCTTATATGAGTTTTTCCCTAATGGTTTCTCACAAAAGGTTTTTAATGAGACAATATAACACAAGTGTTCATATATGCCATATCATTTTATCCTTATATTTTTTCCATTGGGTTTTGAAGGAATTTTTAATGACATATCGGGTTGCACTCTTTTCCTTATGAGTTTTGCTCAAAGTTTCTCATAAATTTTTTTAATGAGGCAATATATTTTCAACATCATATGCGCTACTTTCAAGTTTTTCCTCGTCGGGGTTTTTAAAAGCAAAGCATACAATGCATATTGTTTTCTTAACTCACCAATGAGTTTTTCCTTCTCAAAGGTTTTTCTCATAAAGTTATCAAGAGATAATAATCATTATATGTTgtatcattttctccttattttcccactgggtttaaaggagttttaacaacatacctgaaggaaatatgccctagaggcaatatttaagttattatttatttccttatttcatgataaatgtttattattcatgctagaattgtattaaccggaaacataatacatgtgtgaatacatagacaaacatagtgtcactagtatgcctctacttaactagctcgttaatcaaagatggttatgtttcctaaccatgaacaatgagttgttatttgattaacgaggtcacatcattagcagaatgatctgattaacatgacccattccattagcttagcacccgatcgtttagtatgttgctattgctttcttcatgacttatacatgttcctatgactatgagattatgcaactcccgtttaccggaggaacactttgggtactaccaaacgtcacaacgtaactgggtgattataaaggagtactacaggtgtctccaatggtcgatgttgggatggcgtatttcgagattaggatttgtcactccgattgtcggagaggtatctctgggccctctcggtaatacacatcacataagccttgcaagcattacaactaatatgttagttgtgagatgatgtattacggaacgagtaaagagacttgccggtaacgagattgaactaggtattggataccgacgatcgaatctcgggcaagtaacataccgatgacaaagggaacaacgtatgttgttatgcggtctgaccgataaagatcttcgtagaatatgtaggatccaatatgggcatccaggtcccgctattggttattgaccagagacgtgtctcggtcatgtctgcattgttctcgaacccgtagggtccgcacgcttaaggttacgatgacagttatattatgagtttatgcattttgatgtaccgaaggttgttcggagtcccggatgtgatcacggacatgacgaggagtctcgaaatggtcgagacgtaaagattaatatattggaagcctatatttggatatcggaagtgttccgggtgaaatcgggattttaccggaataccgggagggttaccggaaccccccgggagctatttgggccatagtgggccttagtggaaaagagaaggggctgccctagatgggctgcgcgcccccccttcccctagtcctattaggactaggagaggtgg
The sequence above is a segment of the Triticum dicoccoides isolate Atlit2015 ecotype Zavitan chromosome 1A, WEW_v2.0, whole genome shotgun sequence genome. Coding sequences within it:
- the LOC119284054 gene encoding B3 domain-containing protein Os05g0481400-like; amino-acid sequence: MATAEAGSASGAGAAYEEERRKRILDNLKHLEDLGISKMAKSLIQATRQQDKTPRASPKSRKKFEATTEVRRSSRARTTVSYKDDFPELDDFVRRRRISKSVDNGRGYTGRISSYQQQQRAFKRAEKLQDSLDPDNPSFVKTMVRSHVSSCFWLGLPSSFCKDHLPPREHKMVLEDEEGVEFDAVYIGNRTGLSGGWRGFSMHHDLEDGDSLVFELAEPDRFKIYIFKAIEDGKEAEPNDKNTDVDSDSAQEVPDQTDSPVSEPPSSPEPLKGAKRRKLPSSPEPLKGAKRRKLRGRR